The window AAAAACCTATTCGAATCCAATCTATTAACCTCCCTAACGTCGACATATTGTGTAAAATGGAAGGTGTATGTATATTCATGATTcacttctttctttctttgaataGATAATATCTTGACGTTAATTGCTCCTCAAAAGGCgggaatttcaaatttcaaagcaGTAATAAATGCCGCCTCTCCTCCGCTCCGCCGCTTGTGTTCACGTGACGCGATGACGGCCCCTCTCTTCCCGTGACGCTCCGTCGATCTACTGACGCGATGACGGCCCCTCTCTTCCCGTGACGCTCCGTCGATCTGCTATCGCACGGAGCCCAACGGCGGTCATGGCGTCCCTCACGCCGGGCGTCCTCCTGAAGCTGCTCCAGTCCATGAACACTGACGCCCGTGTGGTCGGCGAGCATCGTTCCGCCGTGCTCCAGATCATCGGCATCGTCCCCGCCCTCTCGGTCCCCACTGGTGGCAGCTTCCTGCCCTCCCACGGTTTCTACCTCCAGCTATCCGACTCCGCCAACTCCACCTACGTCTCCCTCTCCGACGCTGATGCCGACGCCGTCCTCTCCAGCCGGCCCCAACTGGGCCAGCTCGTCCACGTCGATCGTCTCCAGTTCGCCCACCCTGCGCCCCGCGCCGTCGGTCTCCGACCCGTTCCCGGTGCCCGTCCCCACCCCTTCGTCGGATCCCCTGACCCTCTCATCGCTCTCTCTTCCCCCGGAAACCGCGGCTTCGTCATCCAGCCGGCCACCGCCGCTGACGCTGGTCCTCCGCTCTTCCCCTCCTTTCTCGGGGCCAATCAATCCCACCAAGTAGAAAAAAGATTCGTATTTGCTTCAAAGGAGAATGTTGTTGTCGGATTAGGCAAGAACCAGGGAGATTGCTCAGGAAAGACAACGCGATTCTCCTCCCCCGTCACAGAGAAATTGTCCGTCGTGAAGAGTAGTGCCGTTAGCGCTGATACAAAAGTGGAGCTTTCACGCGAGCCATCTCTTGCCTTGAAGGCAAACTCGCGGCACTCTTCTCCGGCAATGGCGGCAAGGGCCAACTCGAGGCACTCGTCCCCGATCCCATCCAAATGCGAGGTGCCTAGCCTTGTGGTGGCCAAGGAGGAAAATCGTAGATCTGTGAGAGAGCCCGCCATTGTCGTCCCATCAAGGTACCGTCAGCCATCACCAGCGGGGCGGAAGTCCTCTGCCTCCCAGATAAAGAGGCGCAGCTCCGTGTCCCCGGCACGAAGGCTGTCGATCGGGTTGAAAGTGGCATCACCGGCAACTGGGGAAGGCAGTGAGAAGAAGAAATTCGGAGTGGTCGTTGCTGGGATTTCTATGGTGTCTGATGCACTCATGGGTTCTGCCAAGTCCACAAGAAAGAGCTGGGATGATTCAACCATGACTAGTTTGGTTCTGCCTTCCGAACCCAAGGAGAAGGGAGGATCGAAAAGAAAAATGGATAAAGAATCAATTTTGCGAACTCAGGTACCTGTCGAAAACTTTTGTATAATATGTTCATATGTTTAATTGTGATTCAGAACATGAAAGAATAAACTCCAAGTTAATTGGATTAGagaaacttataaaaataaaacttcttttttaACTTCAATAGATCTAAGATTGAATATGTATAATATAATGTCAACGTGTAGCAGTATTAAGATGATTGAACATATTTGAAGAACAATAATAGATTCTATAATTAGACAAGTTAGACAATTAATACAAGGTGAAATACATGGCAGTATTAACAAGTATTGGATAGGTAGAACtggcaaaatcaaaattttagggAAAACTCCATCAAGTGATTTTGCGTAAAGAAGATAACAACACCTCTCAACTTTTAATGCGCAAGAAGAGGAAGTAGAAGAAGAGTTATCGTGTTTGGTgacgtgcctactccacaaaaacggtcgaagttttattaaattttttctacCCAAGAGAATTATATTTAACGATTCTTGTAATTGTATAATAGGTTTACAAAGATCCTTATAAATAGTGTATAAATATTAGACCtagtaaaatcgt is drawn from Zingiber officinale cultivar Zhangliang chromosome 1B, Zo_v1.1, whole genome shotgun sequence and contains these coding sequences:
- the LOC121971774 gene encoding uncharacterized protein LOC121971774, with amino-acid sequence MASLTPGVLLKLLQSMNTDARVVGEHRSAVLQIIGIVPALSVPTGGSFLPSHGFYLQLSDSANSTYVSLSDADADAVLSSRPQLGQLVHVDRLQFAHPAPRAVGLRPVPGARPHPFVGSPDPLIALSSPGNRGFVIQPATAADAGPPLFPSFLGANQSHQVEKRFVFASKENVVVGLGKNQGDCSGKTTRFSSPVTEKLSVVKSSAVSADTKVELSREPSLALKANSRHSSPAMAARANSRHSSPIPSKCEVPSLVVAKEENRRSVREPAIVVPSRYRQPSPAGRKSSASQIKRRSSVSPARRLSIGLKVASPATGEGSEKKKFGVVVAGISMVSDALMGSAKSTRKSWDDSTMTSLVLPSEPKEKGGSKRKMDKESILRTQVAIPRRLSDAETMEMSAMELCSMQTPRASNKSDSSTSSEKSSNMATGITLHDKKWTDGSISFNSIPDHLARLGKEAFQRRNVASIAAADALEEALVAESLIRNLSMFSELCSLSQANNPVPTINRFLSTYDDVLRCKAVAKSLSASHNDDGLKDATPTEQGRLASLWVQAALATDLKAIHLLNTDTECPLNQKASEKLASPQVDHPQRKNVPKKHSSTRKCHSKGLSIASIGTWTRGDGAHEAVDFANMFKYEMQAWFLKFVEEAIEAGFCLFGENSDDNRVAAVLSQLKRINDWLDGVGKTSEGEVLKERIERLKCKIYGFVIGHLELAFDTTISLAKA